A genomic window from Slackia heliotrinireducens DSM 20476 includes:
- a CDS encoding IS1595 family transposase gives MSTRTNPFAKRVNALDEGDFALLQEAVETRRCRESVGVGDYDEAADEWRPRPPCPRCGSGETVGRGRTGAGRRFWECRDCGRKYTSLAGTIFESSKKPLSAWVLFIRLMCYNVQLDAAAELCGMSHQTAWEWRHRVMSTIDGYQDRIVLRDKVWIDEMYVTDSDLKGGPGWRPKRGLSKDKVCIAVAIDVHKNVVAVRCGHGKPSARRIKDALQASIAEGSEIFHDMEKSHKSLVKAVKGVDRPYKADTKDPEYLEKMAMVNNLCSWIRRYLHGYVGMDVKNLQSYLNWYAYLFRVKRAEEKWPKVERVLRHLFMADATFRSSRKRGHAYVG, from the coding sequence ATGTCCACCCGTACGAACCCGTTCGCGAAGCGGGTCAACGCCCTCGATGAGGGCGATTTCGCGCTCTTGCAAGAGGCCGTCGAGACGAGAAGGTGCCGCGAGTCCGTCGGCGTCGGAGATTACGACGAGGCTGCCGACGAGTGGAGGCCCCGGCCCCCGTGCCCGAGATGCGGTTCCGGCGAGACCGTCGGCCGAGGCCGCACGGGTGCCGGCCGCAGGTTCTGGGAATGCCGCGACTGCGGTCGCAAGTACACGTCGTTGGCCGGCACGATATTCGAATCCTCGAAGAAGCCCCTGTCCGCATGGGTCCTCTTCATCCGCCTCATGTGCTACAACGTGCAGCTCGACGCTGCGGCGGAGCTCTGCGGGATGTCGCACCAGACGGCCTGGGAGTGGCGCCACCGGGTCATGAGCACGATAGACGGCTACCAGGACCGCATCGTCCTGCGGGACAAGGTCTGGATAGACGAGATGTACGTCACGGACTCCGACCTGAAGGGAGGCCCGGGCTGGAGGCCGAAGAGGGGCCTGAGCAAGGACAAGGTCTGCATAGCGGTCGCGATCGACGTCCACAAGAACGTGGTCGCCGTGCGCTGCGGCCACGGCAAGCCCTCGGCCAGGCGCATCAAGGACGCGCTGCAGGCCAGCATCGCCGAGGGCTCCGAGATCTTCCACGACATGGAGAAGTCCCACAAGTCGCTGGTGAAGGCCGTGAAGGGCGTCGACCGGCCCTACAAGGCCGACACGAAGGACCCGGAGTACCTCGAGAAGATGGCGATGGTGAACAACCTGTGCTCCTGGATCAGGCGCTACCTGCACGGCTACGTCGGCATGGACGTCAAGAACCTGCAGTCATATCTGAACTGGTACGCGTACCTGTTCAGGGTCAAGCGGGCCGAGGAGAAATGGCCCAAAGTGGAAAGGGTGCTCCGCCATTTGTTCATGGCCGACGCCACTTTCCGCAGCTCGCGCAAGCGCGGTCACGCCTACGTTGGTTGA